One genomic window of Trichlorobacter lovleyi includes the following:
- the rseP gene encoding RIP metalloprotease RseP: MIVVNFIIVLGILIFVHEFGHFLVAKWMGVKVEKFSLGFGPKLFGRQIGETEYLISAFPLGGYVKMFGEGGFSEIEMIEQEYEREAPGSKPVEAYKLTPADEARSFAHKTIPQRMAIVFAGPFFNMVFAWLLLIVLYMTGMPILKATVGEVFPNRPAALAGIQKGDLITAVDGQRIIQWEDFSAHMATVNETVTLSITRSGKPLTIQLKPQTGETKNLFGEIVKKPIIGVSPAYDFATERFGLVDAFKLGNAKTVEVTRLTVLSLVKLFQGVVPLNSLGGPMMIADMANKAAQTGGATFFMLLAVVSINLGILNLLPVPVLDGGHLMFYTIEAVIRRPVPQKLREYAQQAGMILLIGMMVLAFYNDIIRYFFSGKA; the protein is encoded by the coding sequence ATGATCGTCGTAAACTTTATTATCGTCCTCGGTATTTTGATCTTTGTCCATGAATTCGGCCACTTCCTGGTGGCAAAATGGATGGGGGTCAAGGTTGAGAAATTCTCGCTCGGCTTCGGTCCCAAGCTGTTCGGCCGCCAGATCGGTGAAACCGAGTATCTGATCTCGGCCTTCCCGCTGGGGGGCTACGTCAAGATGTTCGGTGAAGGCGGCTTCAGCGAGATCGAGATGATCGAACAGGAATATGAACGGGAGGCGCCCGGTTCAAAACCGGTTGAGGCCTACAAGCTGACGCCGGCCGACGAGGCCCGTTCCTTTGCCCACAAGACCATCCCGCAGCGGATGGCAATCGTCTTTGCCGGGCCGTTCTTCAACATGGTCTTTGCCTGGCTGCTGCTGATCGTGCTGTACATGACCGGCATGCCGATCCTGAAGGCAACGGTGGGCGAGGTCTTCCCCAACCGTCCGGCAGCCCTGGCAGGCATCCAAAAAGGGGATCTGATCACTGCCGTCGACGGCCAGCGCATCATTCAATGGGAAGATTTCTCGGCCCATATGGCAACCGTGAACGAGACGGTGACACTGAGCATTACCCGTAGCGGCAAGCCGCTGACCATTCAGCTGAAACCGCAGACCGGTGAAACCAAGAACCTGTTTGGCGAGATCGTCAAAAAACCGATCATCGGCGTCTCTCCGGCCTATGACTTTGCCACCGAGCGCTTCGGGCTGGTGGATGCCTTCAAGCTGGGCAATGCCAAGACCGTAGAGGTCACCCGACTGACCGTACTGTCGCTGGTCAAGCTGTTTCAGGGAGTGGTGCCGTTGAACAGCCTGGGCGGGCCGATGATGATTGCCGACATGGCCAACAAGGCGGCCCAGACCGGCGGCGCCACCTTCTTCATGCTGCTGGCCGTGGTCTCGATCAACCTGGGGATCCTGAACCTGCTGCCGGTACCGGTACTGGACGGCGGGCACCTGATGTTCTACACCATCGAGGCGGTCATCCGCCGCCCGGTCCCCCAGAAGCTACGGGAATACGCCCAGCAGGCCGGCATGATCCTGCTGATCGGGATGATGGTGCTGGCCTTTTACAACGACATTATCCGCTACTTCTTCAGCGGCAAGGCATGA
- the tsaB gene encoding tRNA (adenosine(37)-N6)-threonylcarbamoyltransferase complex dimerization subunit type 1 TsaB, giving the protein MICLCIETAAARVGIALTSDGRLLAESLLDAPGGRQNALLMPELQRLLDLNNLTTSQIDLFACATGPGSFTGVRTGIAATQGLALAAGKPCTGVSTLAMLAMNLPHAAWPVCPMLDARKNEVYTGLYRTDEHATQLTQDCVIAPADFLQRLNGPTIFVGDGALRYQALIRQTMGQNALFAPLSHQLIRPSSGCLLAEAALQNGTAVPPELLLPTYLRLSEAELARQQKI; this is encoded by the coding sequence ATGATCTGTCTCTGCATTGAGACCGCCGCGGCCAGGGTCGGCATCGCCCTGACCAGTGACGGCAGGCTGCTGGCAGAATCGCTGCTGGATGCCCCCGGCGGCCGTCAGAATGCGCTGCTGATGCCTGAGCTGCAGCGGCTGCTGGATCTGAACAACCTCACCACCAGCCAGATCGACCTGTTTGCCTGTGCAACCGGCCCCGGATCGTTTACCGGGGTCCGCACCGGCATTGCGGCCACCCAGGGGCTGGCACTGGCAGCAGGCAAGCCCTGCACCGGTGTCTCCACCCTGGCCATGCTGGCCATGAACCTGCCCCATGCCGCCTGGCCGGTCTGCCCCATGCTGGATGCCCGCAAGAACGAGGTCTATACCGGCCTCTACCGCACAGACGAGCACGCAACCCAACTCACCCAGGACTGCGTCATAGCCCCTGCCGATTTCTTGCAGCGGCTCAACGGCCCCACCATCTTTGTCGGTGACGGCGCCCTGCGCTACCAGGCGCTGATCCGGCAGACCATGGGGCAGAACGCCCTGTTTGCCCCGCTGTCTCACCAGCTGATCCGCCCTTCCTCCGGCTGCCTGCTGGCGGAAGCAGCCCTGCAGAACGGCACGGCCGTCCCCCCGGAACTGCTGCTGCCCACCTACCTGCGCCTTTCCGAAGCAGAATTAGCCCGCCAACAAAAAATTTAG
- the sucC gene encoding ADP-forming succinate--CoA ligase subunit beta, translated as MNIHEYQAKEILSTYGIPVPRNRVALTADQVERAAKMMGGHCVVKAQIYAGGRGKAGGVKLVHHPEQASDVAKELFGKRLVTKQTGPEGLKVRRILVEETVEIAREFYLSITLDRETSRYCLIASAEGGMDIEEVAQKAPEKIHVLTIDPFTGLRTYQARKIALALGLSGAVCEDCVELILNTYKCCLERDCSLIEINPLVVTRAGWLLAMDAKISFDDNAVYRHREYPDMMDYSQLDPLEITAGKYDLAYIKLTGNIGCMVNGAGLAMATLDVLKEFGGEPANFLDVGGGATREKVAEAFKIILQDCDVKAVFVNIFGGIMRCDVIAQGIIEAANEVHCPLPIVVRMDGSNVEDGKKLLLESGLNVQIGDNLGDGAQKIVAMLAKA; from the coding sequence ATGAATATTCATGAGTACCAGGCCAAGGAGATCTTGAGTACCTACGGGATTCCGGTACCCCGCAACCGGGTGGCATTGACCGCTGATCAGGTTGAGCGGGCCGCCAAGATGATGGGGGGCCACTGCGTCGTCAAGGCCCAGATCTATGCCGGCGGCAGGGGCAAGGCCGGCGGCGTCAAGCTGGTGCATCACCCGGAACAGGCCAGCGACGTTGCCAAGGAGCTGTTCGGCAAGCGGCTGGTCACCAAGCAGACCGGACCGGAGGGTTTGAAGGTACGCCGGATTCTGGTGGAAGAAACCGTGGAGATCGCCCGGGAGTTCTACCTCTCCATCACCCTTGACCGCGAGACCTCCCGTTACTGCCTGATCGCCTCGGCCGAAGGCGGGATGGATATTGAAGAGGTGGCCCAGAAAGCTCCCGAGAAGATCCATGTCCTGACCATTGACCCCTTCACCGGCCTGCGCACCTACCAGGCCCGCAAGATCGCCCTGGCCCTGGGGCTCTCCGGCGCCGTCTGCGAAGACTGCGTTGAGCTGATCCTGAACACCTACAAATGCTGTCTTGAAAGAGACTGTTCCCTGATCGAGATCAACCCGCTGGTGGTGACCCGGGCCGGCTGGCTGCTGGCCATGGATGCCAAGATCTCCTTTGATGACAACGCAGTCTATCGCCACCGTGAATACCCGGACATGATGGACTACTCCCAGCTTGACCCGCTGGAAATCACGGCCGGCAAGTACGACCTGGCCTACATCAAGCTGACCGGCAACATCGGCTGCATGGTCAACGGCGCCGGGCTGGCCATGGCCACCCTGGATGTGCTGAAGGAGTTCGGCGGCGAACCGGCCAACTTTCTGGATGTGGGGGGCGGGGCCACCCGCGAAAAGGTGGCCGAGGCGTTCAAGATCATCCTGCAGGACTGCGATGTCAAGGCGGTCTTCGTCAATATCTTCGGCGGCATCATGCGCTGCGACGTGATCGCCCAGGGGATTATCGAGGCGGCCAACGAGGTCCACTGTCCCCTGCCGATTGTGGTCAGGATGGATGGCAGCAATGTGGAGGACGGCAAAAAGCTGCTGCTTGAATCGGGCCTGAATGTACAGATCGGTGACAACCTGGGCGACGGCGCACAGAAGATCGTTGCCATGCTGGCCAAGGCGTAA
- the sucD gene encoding succinate--CoA ligase subunit alpha, producing MSILINKDSKILVQGITGKSGLFHTQQCRAYGSQIVAGVTPGKGGIHIEGIPVFNTVAEAVQYTGATISMIFVPPPGAADAILESCEAGLELAVCITEGIPVRDMVIARAVQAQSKTLLVGPNCPGIITPGQCKLGIMPGYIHTPGKIGVVSRSGTLTYEAVKQLTDMGLGQSTCVGIGGDPIIGMKYIDVLKMFNEDPGTEAVFMIGEIGGGAEEEAAYWIKENMKKPVAAFIAGSTAPPGKRMGHAGAIITGGKGKAEDKIRTLQDCGVTVSISPTKMGETMAEALKK from the coding sequence ATGTCTATTCTGATCAATAAAGATTCAAAGATACTGGTCCAGGGGATCACCGGCAAGAGCGGCCTCTTCCACACCCAGCAGTGCCGCGCCTACGGCAGCCAGATCGTGGCGGGCGTCACCCCCGGCAAGGGGGGCATCCATATTGAAGGGATTCCGGTCTTTAACACCGTGGCAGAGGCGGTCCAGTACACCGGCGCCACCATCTCGATGATCTTTGTACCGCCGCCGGGCGCGGCCGATGCCATCCTGGAATCCTGCGAGGCCGGCCTGGAACTGGCGGTCTGCATCACCGAAGGGATTCCGGTGCGGGACATGGTGATTGCACGGGCGGTACAGGCCCAGAGCAAGACCCTGCTGGTGGGCCCCAACTGCCCCGGCATCATCACCCCGGGCCAGTGCAAGCTGGGGATCATGCCGGGCTACATCCACACCCCCGGCAAGATCGGGGTGGTCTCCCGCTCCGGCACCCTGACCTACGAGGCGGTCAAGCAGCTGACTGACATGGGGCTGGGGCAGTCCACCTGCGTTGGTATTGGCGGAGATCCGATCATCGGCATGAAGTACATTGACGTGCTGAAGATGTTTAACGAAGACCCCGGCACTGAAGCGGTCTTCATGATCGGCGAGATCGGCGGCGGCGCTGAAGAAGAGGCCGCCTACTGGATCAAGGAAAACATGAAAAAGCCGGTGGCCGCCTTTATTGCCGGCAGCACCGCTCCTCCGGGCAAACGGATGGGCCATGCCGGTGCCATCATCACCGGCGGCAAGGGCAAGGCCGAAGACAAGATCCGCACCCTGCAGGATTGCGGCGTCACCGTATCAATCTCTCCTACCAAAATGGGCGAGACCATGGCAGAGGCACTCAAGAAATAA
- a CDS encoding phosphatidylserine decarboxylase, which produces MKTKKFLTGLLSMFTLCTCLCLSAFGLDNGQAQVRHEPITQQLITMMDHNAPLKQMLLDSIASAKKINPDKVMNPAQTLEEYYTFMDWATKAMPWSILRNIPYSSLYDQIDQSLDYFYYINDQPLAALKNKGYYNNSLQYHEPYRSWMINFTREWGIYLSTEASWNDQYYQAALADPRFGLQKGWYEDPSNWKTFNQFFARYLKSPDQRPIVSPDDSSIIASPADSKPQGVWKIDKHSNLVGKGVRIKSTLFKSVAALIGEDSAYKKAFANGTLTHTFLDVNDYHRYHFPLSGTVKEVRLIAADDAVGGIVTWDAKAKRYVLDSNNPGWQNIETRGCVIIETNEYGLVALLPIGMSQVSSVNFEKEVKVGASFKKGDMLGYFLFGGSDYVILFQDKVKFTLTVPKDKDGHYNHLLMGEQYGKVSVRR; this is translated from the coding sequence ATGAAAACCAAAAAGTTTTTGACCGGCCTCCTGTCGATGTTCACCCTATGTACCTGCCTCTGCCTCAGCGCGTTCGGGCTGGACAACGGCCAGGCCCAGGTCAGGCACGAACCGATCACCCAGCAGCTGATCACCATGATGGACCATAATGCACCGCTCAAGCAGATGCTGCTCGACTCGATTGCCTCTGCCAAGAAGATCAATCCCGACAAGGTCATGAACCCGGCCCAGACCCTGGAAGAGTATTACACCTTCATGGACTGGGCCACCAAGGCCATGCCCTGGTCAATCCTGCGCAACATCCCCTACTCGTCCCTGTATGACCAGATCGACCAGAGCCTGGACTACTTCTACTACATCAACGACCAGCCCCTGGCTGCCCTGAAAAACAAGGGCTACTACAACAACTCGCTGCAGTACCACGAGCCGTACCGCAGCTGGATGATCAACTTCACCAGGGAATGGGGCATCTACCTGAGCACCGAGGCCTCCTGGAACGACCAGTACTACCAGGCAGCCCTGGCCGATCCCCGCTTTGGCCTGCAAAAGGGCTGGTATGAAGACCCGTCCAACTGGAAGACCTTTAACCAGTTCTTTGCCCGCTACCTGAAATCCCCTGACCAGCGCCCGATCGTCTCGCCCGATGACTCCTCCATCATCGCCTCACCGGCCGATTCCAAGCCGCAAGGGGTCTGGAAGATCGACAAGCATTCCAATCTGGTGGGCAAAGGGGTCAGGATCAAATCCACCCTGTTCAAATCCGTGGCCGCCCTGATCGGTGAAGACAGCGCCTACAAGAAGGCCTTTGCCAACGGCACCCTGACCCACACCTTCCTGGATGTGAACGACTACCACCGCTACCACTTCCCGCTTTCCGGCACGGTCAAAGAGGTGCGCCTGATTGCTGCCGACGATGCTGTCGGCGGCATCGTCACCTGGGATGCCAAGGCCAAGCGCTACGTGCTCGACTCAAACAACCCGGGCTGGCAGAACATTGAAACCCGCGGCTGTGTGATCATTGAAACCAATGAATACGGCCTGGTGGCCCTGCTGCCGATCGGCATGTCGCAGGTCTCATCTGTCAACTTTGAAAAAGAGGTCAAGGTGGGGGCCAGCTTTAAGAAGGGGGATATGCTGGGCTACTTCCTGTTCGGCGGCTCAGACTACGTGATCCTGTTCCAGGACAAGGTAAAGTTTACCCTGACCGTGCCCAAGGACAAAGACGGGCATTACAACCACCTGCTGATGGGTGAGCAGTACGGGAAGGTTTCAGTCAGAAGGTAG